Proteins from one Caldisericum sp. genomic window:
- a CDS encoding prepilin-type N-terminal cleavage/methylation domain-containing protein → MVRISGCRKGFTLVEMSIVILLILILAIPLSTLIINYVQGNLFESSYVKEQYFANVIMQDIEQRIRRADNGSISFSNYTLSFTYTDADANGTKKSTLYCVYKFDTANKIFLRGIGTSANPPLSTFPPGLENGIITNFNASPPTTTPYTVTISLTTKSNFTLQKTIYLLNYSR, encoded by the coding sequence ATGGTAAGGATATCGGGCTGTAGGAAAGGTTTTACACTTGTTGAAATGTCTATTGTAATTCTCCTTATACTCATTTTAGCAATTCCTCTATCGACCTTGATAATAAATTATGTCCAGGGAAATCTTTTTGAAAGTAGTTATGTAAAGGAACAGTACTTTGCAAATGTCATTATGCAGGATATTGAACAGAGGATAAGGCGTGCAGATAATGGAAGCATCAGTTTCTCAAACTATACTCTTTCATTTACATACACAGATGCAGATGCAAATGGCACAAAGAAGTCGACCCTCTATTGCGTGTATAAATTTGATACTGCTAATAAGATTTTCCTAAGGGGCATTGGGACAAGTGCAAATCCTCCACTTTCAACATTTCCACCCGGTTTAGAGAACGGTATTATAACTAATTTTAACGCTTCTCCCCCGACAACCACACCTTATACCGTTACGATTTCTCTTACAACAAAATCTAACTTTACTTTGCAAAAAACTATATATTTACTAAACTATTCTCGATGA
- the pilM gene encoding pilus assembly protein PilM, with amino-acid sequence MKNYVLGVSLNESSLRCAVVEESDEGISISSLFEIEYENFENALKDANVIKALREFVGKSKYDKCVVSLPSSKVLTRIKTVPKIPESKIVKLIQTEIRDYAIFEKENVSLGFSILEDRGDEVDIIWAGIKEPILLSVLQFLKASRIKASTITIPQLALVEFVNALYAENSIYAVLNVDKESTTLTVSKGKRIVFNYTQDLGYDCFEKGDLALKGTWVGNIVSTLSYVSRNLNIPVKEVFVSVNNPNSFDIISFLSQRIPSPALLLTLPESVGFSDESVFLKIQKTGGNEYAVPIGLALLSKLKKGEVNYLSITEHFLREKVSERLKVLTTVLVLVVVNGGAILVYPFLRDSINSANAQLSSVLKSISEISKPAEDATKLGQDLQNLKGLLSKIKEVESSINVNPPYSVVLKEFKSLSPGGVSIIYIALKDDSSISLRGNSNTMRNVFNFEENLSKATYIYNATVLSVDGGKTNEFTFEMQANMRKGK; translated from the coding sequence ATGAAAAATTATGTTTTGGGGGTTTCTTTAAATGAAAGTTCTTTGAGGTGCGCTGTAGTTGAGGAGAGCGATGAGGGCATAAGCATATCCTCCCTTTTTGAAATCGAATATGAAAATTTTGAAAATGCCCTCAAAGATGCAAATGTTATAAAGGCATTAAGGGAGTTTGTAGGAAAATCGAAATACGATAAATGTGTTGTTTCGCTTCCTTCAAGCAAAGTGCTTACACGCATAAAAACTGTTCCAAAGATTCCTGAAAGTAAAATTGTGAAGTTAATACAAACTGAGATAAGAGACTATGCAATTTTTGAAAAAGAGAATGTCTCTCTTGGTTTTAGTATCCTTGAGGATAGAGGTGATGAGGTTGACATAATCTGGGCGGGAATAAAGGAGCCAATCCTTCTTTCCGTGCTTCAGTTTTTGAAGGCATCAAGGATAAAGGCAAGCACGATTACAATCCCTCAACTTGCGCTTGTTGAGTTTGTTAACGCCCTCTATGCTGAAAATAGCATCTATGCTGTCCTTAATGTCGATAAAGAATCTACCACGCTTACCGTTTCTAAGGGAAAGAGAATTGTATTTAATTATACCCAAGACCTCGGGTACGATTGCTTCGAAAAAGGCGACCTTGCCCTTAAAGGCACCTGGGTTGGAAATATCGTTTCAACACTCTCCTATGTTTCAAGAAATCTCAACATTCCCGTAAAAGAAGTCTTTGTTTCTGTAAATAACCCTAATTCATTTGATATTATTTCGTTCCTGTCACAGAGAATTCCAAGCCCGGCGTTACTCCTTACGCTTCCTGAAAGTGTCGGTTTTAGTGATGAGAGTGTCTTCTTGAAGATCCAAAAAACTGGTGGCAACGAATACGCTGTCCCTATCGGTCTTGCACTTCTTTCAAAACTTAAAAAAGGCGAAGTAAATTATCTTTCGATAACCGAGCACTTCCTGAGGGAGAAAGTTTCTGAAAGGCTTAAAGTATTGACAACAGTTCTTGTGCTTGTTGTAGTAAATGGAGGAGCAATTCTTGTATATCCGTTCCTGAGGGATTCCATAAACTCTGCAAATGCCCAGCTTTCAAGCGTTTTAAAGTCAATAAGCGAAATTTCAAAGCCAGCAGAAGATGCAACAAAACTCGGGCAGGACCTTCAGAACCTCAAGGGGCTTTTAAGCAAAATAAAAGAGGTTGAAAGTTCAATAAATGTAAACCCTCCGTATTCGGTTGTCCTTAAGGAATTTAAATCCCTTTCTCCCGGTGGTGTTTCCATCATTTATATTGCGCTTAAAGATGATTCGTCTATAAGTTTAAGAGGAAATTCTAACACGATGAGAAATGTTTTTAACTTTGAAGAGAACTTATCAAAAGCAACTTACATATATAATGCAACTGTCCTTAGTGTCGACGGGGGAAAGACGAACGAATTTACTTTTGAAATGCAAGCAAATATGAGGAAGGGGAAATGA
- a CDS encoding prepilin-type N-terminal cleavage/methylation domain-containing protein, whose protein sequence is MKRRGLTLIEMAISIALISLVVLWSINVINNLGKGSATTSDMEIATLLASQKIEELKTKSYSELSQLTSPQTGTFSSPYNQFSYKIVFTSSQSSGNYYIRRATIYIYKGSSTTEIIKIDANFVRRTTDGKDIGL, encoded by the coding sequence ATGAAACGGAGAGGACTTACGCTTATTGAGATGGCGATTTCGATTGCTTTAATCTCACTTGTCGTCTTATGGAGCATTAATGTTATTAACAACCTTGGCAAGGGTAGTGCAACAACATCTGATATGGAGATTGCAACCCTTCTTGCATCGCAAAAGATTGAAGAATTAAAAACAAAAAGTTATTCAGAACTTTCGCAATTGACTTCCCCACAAACAGGCACATTCTCCTCGCCTTACAACCAATTTTCGTATAAGATTGTTTTCACTTCATCTCAATCAAGCGGTAACTATTACATAAGGCGAGCAACTATTTATATCTATAAAGGCTCATCAACAACAGAAATCATTAAAATCGATGCAAACTTCGTAAGGAGAACTACCGATGGTAAGGATATCGGGCTGTAG
- a CDS encoding type II secretion system F family protein — protein sequence MSEYRYVAVDKKGKTVKGIISAPNKNEVHRILESKGLYPLEITEYKKPKIGINLNLGLSKVKDEELILFTSELATLISSGLTIVDALQGLYDQEENPYLRKIILDIKESIEAGNSISSAFKKFPNVFSPVYTSLLSVGEATGRLDKVLHGIYQYLERDLEIRRKIASAFAYPKFVVFVVTGVVIFMLSVVLPRFTVMFVSAGANLPTPTRILLSISNFIRFKWFVLVAIVVIAYLIYRITYATPKGRLTIDYMKLKVPLFGRIAKFGSLSRFVRSLALISGSGYNILDGLLIASSVATNAYIIKEIEGVAHDIQSGQSFSEALSHRSFFPKVMVQMVAVGERSGLLDTSLERLADLWDRSLDFTLKNLASRIEPALIVILGVIVGFIAVAMYLPMFTLPSLIGK from the coding sequence ATGAGCGAATATAGATATGTTGCAGTTGATAAAAAGGGAAAAACTGTAAAAGGCATAATTTCTGCACCAAACAAAAATGAGGTTCACAGGATTTTAGAGAGCAAAGGACTGTACCCTCTTGAAATAACTGAATACAAAAAGCCTAAAATTGGTATTAATCTTAATCTCGGGCTATCAAAAGTTAAAGATGAAGAACTTATCCTTTTTACAAGTGAACTTGCAACACTTATTAGTTCTGGCTTAACAATAGTTGATGCACTTCAGGGATTATACGACCAGGAAGAAAATCCATACCTAAGAAAAATTATTCTTGATATTAAAGAAAGTATTGAGGCAGGAAATTCTATAAGTAGCGCTTTTAAGAAATTCCCCAATGTCTTTTCACCAGTTTACACAAGCCTTCTTTCTGTTGGCGAAGCAACAGGTCGTCTTGATAAAGTCCTCCATGGCATTTACCAATATCTTGAGAGAGATTTAGAGATAAGAAGAAAAATTGCAAGTGCCTTTGCCTATCCAAAGTTTGTTGTATTTGTTGTAACTGGTGTTGTTATTTTTATGCTTTCAGTAGTTTTGCCGAGATTTACCGTTATGTTTGTATCGGCTGGTGCAAATTTGCCTACTCCTACAAGAATCCTTCTTTCTATAAGTAACTTCATTAGATTCAAGTGGTTTGTCCTTGTTGCAATAGTTGTTATCGCATACTTAATTTACAGGATTACTTATGCAACTCCAAAAGGGCGTCTTACGATTGACTATATGAAGTTAAAGGTGCCACTTTTTGGTCGTATTGCTAAGTTTGGGAGTCTTTCAAGATTCGTTAGGTCGCTTGCACTCATTAGCGGTAGCGGATACAACATTCTTGATGGGCTTTTAATTGCATCATCGGTTGCAACAAACGCATACATAATAAAGGAAATCGAAGGTGTTGCGCATGATATTCAATCCGGGCAGAGTTTTTCAGAGGCTCTTTCACATCGAAGCTTTTTCCCAAAGGTGATGGTTCAGATGGTCGCAGTTGGTGAGCGGTCAGGTTTACTTGACACATCTTTGGAGCGTCTTGCGGATTTGTGGGACAGGTCGCTTGACTTTACTCTAAAGAATCTTGCATCAAGAATAGAGCCTGCTTTGATTGTGATTCTTGGCGTTATTGTGGGTTTTATAGCTGTTGCAATGTATCTTCCCATGTTTACTCTCCCAAGCCTCATCGGGAAATAA
- the tadA gene encoding Flp pilus assembly complex ATPase component TadA codes for MGLRREGEPLNYQPKLGEILVKLGKITEEQLQSALEEQKKTGEKLGQILINRGLITPQELSKIFEEQTNIPSVSLEDIPDDPTLSTILPESFVRINRVLPIKRYNDTLEVAVVPPINPEVLENVKLLTGFKVKPNIISDAEFERAVNKIYSIESKVGKTVSANKPSEQTTVRVISETPTGVEPATVTLANSIISDAINQNASDIHFDPQQFYTKVRYRIDGVMYDVLTLPKDIADSIISLIKVNSNMDIAERRRPQDGHFSAKHGNDFYDFRVSSMGTSFGEKLNLRILSKQKLLMPLERLGMLPEQFDIFLRLIRRPYGIILVTGPTGSGKTTTLYSAISTLNNGEKEIITLEDPVEYNIEGIVQTQINEEAGITFASGLRSILRLDPDIIMVGEIRDLETAKIAVEASLTGHLVFASIHTNDAASTPIRLLNLGVEPYLLASSLVGIIAQRLVRVICPNCKKKYTASEVEKEVFVRELGHEVKELYIGSGCSICNNSGYKGRTGIFEVLEVNETIRGLIEKSAPYDRIKEESIKSGMITMKKAGLIKVEAGITTLKEVERVAGL; via the coding sequence TTGGGTTTACGAAGGGAAGGTGAGCCATTGAACTATCAGCCTAAGTTAGGTGAAATCCTTGTAAAGTTAGGAAAGATTACAGAAGAACAGTTACAGAGTGCTCTTGAAGAGCAGAAAAAAACAGGCGAAAAATTAGGGCAAATACTTATTAATAGAGGGCTTATTACCCCTCAGGAACTTTCAAAGATATTTGAAGAGCAAACCAATATCCCATCAGTTTCTCTTGAGGATATTCCTGATGACCCAACTCTTTCTACGATACTTCCAGAAAGTTTTGTGAGGATAAACAGGGTATTGCCTATAAAAAGATATAACGATACGCTTGAAGTTGCAGTTGTTCCTCCCATAAACCCGGAAGTCCTTGAAAATGTGAAACTCCTTACAGGGTTTAAGGTTAAGCCCAACATAATAAGTGATGCAGAATTTGAGAGAGCCGTTAACAAGATTTACTCAATTGAAAGCAAAGTTGGAAAGACAGTCTCAGCAAACAAACCATCAGAACAAACAACAGTAAGAGTTATCTCGGAGACTCCAACAGGCGTTGAGCCTGCAACAGTAACCCTTGCAAACTCTATTATTTCTGATGCGATAAACCAGAATGCTTCTGATATTCATTTTGATCCACAGCAGTTCTATACGAAAGTTAGATACAGGATTGATGGTGTTATGTATGATGTGCTTACGCTTCCAAAGGATATTGCAGACTCTATTATCTCCCTTATAAAGGTTAATTCTAATATGGATATCGCAGAGAGAAGGCGTCCTCAGGATGGTCACTTCTCTGCAAAGCATGGAAACGATTTCTATGATTTCAGAGTCTCGTCGATGGGGACTTCGTTTGGAGAAAAATTGAACCTGAGAATCTTAAGTAAACAAAAACTCCTTATGCCACTTGAAAGGCTTGGGATGCTTCCCGAGCAGTTTGACATATTCTTGCGTCTTATAAGGCGTCCATATGGTATCATTCTTGTAACAGGTCCAACAGGTTCTGGAAAGACAACAACGCTTTATTCTGCAATATCAACGCTTAATAATGGTGAAAAGGAAATCATAACGCTTGAAGACCCTGTCGAATACAACATCGAAGGTATCGTGCAAACCCAGATTAACGAAGAAGCAGGCATCACATTTGCTTCAGGCTTGCGTTCAATCTTGAGGCTTGACCCTGATATTATTATGGTTGGAGAAATAAGAGACCTTGAAACCGCAAAGATTGCAGTTGAGGCATCACTTACAGGACACCTTGTTTTTGCATCGATCCACACAAATGACGCAGCATCAACCCCCATCAGGCTTTTGAACCTGGGAGTTGAACCATATTTACTTGCATCATCCCTTGTTGGTATTATTGCGCAAAGGCTTGTGAGGGTAATATGTCCTAACTGCAAAAAGAAATACACTGCAAGTGAAGTTGAGAAAGAAGTGTTTGTCCGGGAACTTGGGCACGAAGTTAAAGAGTTGTATATTGGGAGCGGATGCTCTATCTGTAATAATTCGGGCTATAAGGGAAGAACTGGTATATTTGAAGTGCTTGAAGTAAATGAGACGATACGAGGTCTTATTGAAAAGTCTGCTCCATATGACAGGATTAAAGAAGAAAGCATTAAGTCAGGAATGATTACAATGAAGAAGGCAGGTCTTATTAAAGTTGAAGCAGGCATTACCACACTTAAAGAGGTTGAAAGAGTTGCAGGTCTATGA